GCGCTAATGCGGAGTCCATTAGAATGTTTCATGCTACAGATTTTGGGTTAAATAATAAAAATTGCTTCACTGAAACTACGGCTTATGGCGGTAATGAGGTAGCAGTTCCTGTTTTCGGGTATATAACCTGCACTAAATTTGCTACCTTTGAATTATATAAGGATGAAAACGATGGCAGACAAACTCATTCCCACTGAATCACTGGTGCAGTTTTACGCTCGTACCGGCCAGGACATTCCATCAGAACTTCTCCGCGATTATGGCAAAGCCTATTTTAATGTCCGGGAAACCTTTACCGCCACCCGCAAAACACCCTTCAACCGACGCGACTATTTCAAAATATGCATGAGCCAGACACCGGCCAAGGCTAGTGGCATACTGCTGTATAATGACCAGGAAATACCGCTCAATCAATGCTGCCTGATTTTTACCAATCCTGCTGTGGCCACTTCCATAGAAGTGAACATTCCGTTCAACCGCTTTTATTGCCTGTTCAACACGCCCTTTATCGAAGGATGTATCCCCGCTGATGTACAATATGCCTCCCCGTTGTTCAATCCTTCTCTGATGCCGGTGATACCGATCACAAAGGAAGACAGGCAACGGATAAGCACCTACTTTACGCAAATGCAGATGCTGCAGGACTCCGACTATCCGCTAAAATGGGATATGATACGCCACCTCCTGCAACTGGTTATTCACGAAGGCATCCGTTTACAGCAAAGCCGGGAAACACCGGCCGCCACAGGGCGCGACCGGCTGGTGAAAGATTTCCTCGCCTTGCTGAACCAACAGTTCCCGGTAGATTCACCCGAAGCTCCTCTCAAATTATTAACACCGGCCCACTTCGCCGGTCTGCTACATGTGCATGTCAACCATCTGAACAGCGTCGTAAAAAAACATACAAATAAAACCACCCGTGAAATTATCCACGAACGCGTGATCACCGAAGCAAGGACCTTACTGCGCAATACAAACTGGAACATCTCAGAGATCGCCTATGCACTGGGCTTTGAATACCCCTCCCATTTCAATAAGTACTTTAAACAATTCACCAGCCAAACACCCCTGGAGTTTCGTCTCGGAACAAAAACGGCGGCGTCCGCGAAGCTCTCCTAATCTCCACCTTTGATTTATATAACCATCCCTTTGATGCATGTAATCGCGGTAGTCGCCTGCCGTCCTACCTTTACAGTGCTAATTTAAAGCAACTACTATGAGAACGATCAAAGAATCAAGGGCAGGCTGGAATACCATTATGTCGCTATGCCTGATACCGTTATCAGGATTCGCCATGGACATATTTATCCCCTCTCTGCCCGATATGGCGGTGCAGTTACATGCCTCACCCGCTTCAATTCAGTTTACACTTTCAATCTTCATCATCAGCTATGGTATCTCACAACTGATCGTAGGCGGACTGATTGACGCCTACGGCCGCTATCTGCCCAATATGATATCCATACTGGCATTCAGTGCGGCCAGCTTTATCATTGCCTACAGCACCAGTCTGCAGATGATCTACGCCATGCGCATACTACAAGGGTTTACAGTCGCAGTCATTGCCATCAGCAAGCGCGCGTTTTTTATAGACCTCTATAAAGGAGAAGCACTAAAGAAATATACCAGCATGTTCTCGGTGATCTGGGCCATTGCACCAATCGTAGCGCCTTTCCTGGGAGGCTTTTTCCAGACAACGTGGGGCTGGTCTTCCAATTTCATGTTCCTGGGTTATTTCGGCCTGGCCTTCTTTGTGATTGAACTGATCATTGGCGGTGAATCGATGAAAGCCGCGCAGCCATTCAGCCTACGGTCAATGACGCAAGCGTATGGCACCATGGTCAAAACACCGGACTTTACATCTGGCATGATCATACTCGGACTGGCCTATGACATGATATTACTGTACGGCATGTGCAGCCCGTTTCTGATCGAACAACAGTTGCATTTCTCCGCCGCGGTAACAGGGTATTGTTCGTTGTTCTCCGGCGTATCAGTAATGATCGGCGGCACGATATCAAGAATACTGGTGAACAAACCAATGGGTAAAAAACTGATGGTGGCCAGTGTAGCGCAATTGTTGGTAGTAGCCATGATGGTACCGCTGACACGCAACTACCACAATCTATATACGCTGTTGACCTACGTCTTCCTGCTGCACAGCACCTCAGGTTTTATCTTCAACAACCTGATGTCATATTGCCTGATCCGTTTCCCTCAATATGCAGGCAAGGCAAGCGGTTTAACAGGCGGCGGTTTTGCTGTGGTGACTTCAATATTAAGCTCTCTGATGGTAAACACTATCTCCATTACCAATCAGGCAACCCTGGGCATGGCTTATGGTATGGTGGCGGTGATTACGTTTTTGTTTTTGGTGAGGACGAAATGGAGGGAGAAGGAGGAAAGGAACGACACAGTGGAAGCACAACCACTTCCTGTACTCGCGGAAGCGTAGTGAAAGATAATTATAACGTGTTATAAAAATGCAAAAGCCGCTATAATAGCGGCTTTTACACTTATCGGTGGAGATGGCGGGAATCGAACCCGCGTCCAAACATATTCCTCAAAAGCTTTCTACATGCTTATTTATGCATTGATTTGTCGGGACTTGGCAGGGGCACAACGAACCAACCTTGTCCTTATCCGTTTAGCTTCAGTACTCACTCACAGAAACCATGAGCACCTATCCCTATGGGTTTGATGATTCAGCGGCGGGAGTCGCATAAGGCGACAACTCCAGGCGGCTATAATGGGTGTCTAATCGCTGATTAGGCAGCCATGGCGTAGTTAGATTCGCCAATTAAAGTTTGAATATTCAGATTAACGTGCTAATTATCCAACGCACGACATGCTTACACTTTCAAAGACCTATGCTGTCAAAACCAGGCATCCCCGATTTTTAGAACCACAAATATACGAAAAAAATATGGATTACGGAAATCCCGTAATCCATACTCTTCATAAAATCATATGATTTAGAACCATTTGCTGATAATGTTCCGCCAGAAGTCGAGACCGTTGGCCAGCAGCAGCAGGCCAAACAGCACGATCATACCGGCAATCTGCGCATATTCCAGGAATTTCTCGCTGGGCTTGCGGCCGGTAATAATTTCATACAGGAGGAATAACACGTGCCCGCCGTCAAGCGCCGGAATAGGCAGGATGTTCATAAACGCCAGGATGATGGACAGGAAAGCCGTCATCTCCCAGAAGGTCAGCCAGTCCCACGCTTCGGGGAACAGGTTACCGATGCTCATGAAACCACCCAGCGATTCGCTCACCTTCACTTCTTTGGAAACAAAGATCAGGCGCAGCTGCTGTACATATTTCACCAGTTTGTCCACGCTCATGCTGAAACCGGCCGGGATGGCCTCCAGCAGGGTGTAGGTCTTGGTTTTGTAAGCAAAGAATTTGTCAGGGTCCTGTGGATAAATGCCCAGCTTGGCCGTTTCATCCAGCTTGACCGGGATCACCAGCGAGTCTTTGCCTCTTACCACGCCGATCTTTACCTCTTCGTTTTTATGCTTGCGCATTTCTTTGGCGAAGTCGGTGAAGTAAGGCAGCACCTGACCATTGATAGACACCATCTGGTCGCCGGGTTTAAAGAGACCGCTTTTTTCGGCCAGGGAACCTTTCTCAAACCGGTCTATGTAGTACGGAAAACGGATGTAGGCAAAAGGCTCCTTCTGTTTCAGCAGGGAACGGATAAACCCTTCCGGAATAGGGATGCTCAGTTCCTGTCCGTCACGTATCACTTCAATGCTTTTGGCTTCATGCAGGATCACCTGTCCGGTGATTGCGCCAAACTGCTCTACTTTCTGATGGTTTACGCTGACGATTTTATCACCGTCGCGCAGACCAATGCTCTGCCCGAGGGAATCTACGGTAACACCATATTTCACGGCATCTGTGGGCAGGTACTTCTCGCCCCAGTGCCACAGGATCATCGCATAAATAAAGAAGGCCAGTATCACGTTCACCGTCACGCCGCCAATCATAATGATCAGCCGCTGCCAGGCGGGTTTGGACCTGAATTCGTATGGCTGCGGGGGAAGGGACATCGCCTCTTTGTCCATACTTTCGTCGATCATGCCGGATATTTTCACATATCCGCCAAGCGGAAGCCAGCCAATACCATATTCTGTTTCCCCTTTTTTTATTTTAAAGAGAGAAAACCAGGGGTCGAAGAACAGGTAGAACTTTTCTACCCTTGTTTTAAACAATTTGGCGGGGATAAAGTGGCCTAACTCGTGCAATACGACCAGTATAGAGAGTGACAGTAACAACTGCCCGGCTTTCACCAATATTACCTCTGTTGTCATTTACTTGTTTCTGCTTTAATCTGCCCAAGATATCGGATTTAACAGATATTCCGGCAAAACTATTTGTTAATTTTCAACGGTTATTTTAGATAACGATAGCATTAATAAGGGTTGCAGCGTGTTCACGTGCAGCCTGGTCGCACTCGTAGTAATCATGCAGCGTGGGCGTTTCGATGAACGGAATTTTGGCAATTGTTTCCTCAATTACCTCCGTCATCTGCAAGAACCCGATCCTGTTGCGCAGGAAGGCATGCACCACTTCTTCGTTGGCGGCGTTCATCACGCAGGCCGTGTTTCCGCCCTTGTGCATCGCGTCAATGGCGATGGCCAGGTTACGGAAAGTCTTGGTATCCGGCTGTTCAAACGTAAGCGAAGAATAGTTCCGGAACGAAAACCGCGGAAATTCGTTGGCCAGACGGTCAGGATATCCCAGCGCATACTGTATAGGCAGTTTCATGTCGGGAAGGCCCATCTGGGCTTTGAGGGAGCCGTCCACGAACTGTACCATGGAGTGGATAATGGACTGCGGATGGATCACCACTTCGATGTTTTCCGGGTGTAAACCAAACATCCAGCGTGCCTCGATCATTTCCAGCCCTTTGTTCATCAGGGTGGCACAGTCGATCGTTATTTTAGCGCCCATCCGCCAGTTGGGGTGTTGCAGGGCGTGATCTTTCTTTACATTGATGAGGAAATTGGGCTTTTTGCCGAGGAACGGACCGCCGGAGGCAGTCAGGATCACTTTTTCCACTTTGCTGAAAGGCTCTCCCACCAGGCATTGGAAAATAGCGGAATGCTCAGAATCGACCGGGATAACGGGCACGTTTTTCCTGCGGGCAGTGGCCATCACGATATCACCGGCCACCACTAACGTTTCCTTGTTGGCCAGCGCTACCGGCGTACCTTGTTCGATGGCCGACAAAGTGGGCGCCAGTCCGGCAAAACCCATAATAGCGGCCAGCACCATGTCGATAGAGCTCCAGGAAGCTACTTCCACCATGGCTTTGGCGCCGGCAAACACCTTAATGCCTTTGTCAAATAATACGTCTTTTACTTGTTTATATTTCTCCTCACTGCCTATCACAACCGCGTTGGGCTTGAATTTCAACGCCTGCTCAATCAGGAGGTCGGCATTTTGTTGTGCAGTCAGCACTTCCACACTGAATCTGTCGGGGTGCGCTGCTATCACCTCCAGTGCCTGTATACCAATGGACCCGGTGGACCCGAAAATGGCAATTTTTCGTTTATTCATTACGGTGATTTACTTTATTAATCTTTCACAGTGATGTGAACGCTACAGTGGTCACATCTTACATTATGGCTGCACGTATTTGGTCAGTTCATCGGCCAGCTTTCTGTCATTGCTGAGACGGGGCACTTTGTTCTGGCCGCCTAGTTTTCCAATAGCCTTCATATAGTCAATGAAGCCTTGTTTGCGTACGGTCCTTATTTTCAGGGGTTGTAAAATATTGCCGGTCAAAAGGTCATTGTAATAAATATTTTTCTGACGCAGGTTGTGGTCTACTTTCATGGCAAAAGCCTTCAGGTCTTTCGGTTCGTTTTCAAACTCCACAAACCATTCGTGGTAGGGCAGTTCACCGCTTGTCTGTACCATGGGGGCGACTGTAAATTCGGTGATATGCACATTTTCTTCCGTAGCGGCTTTCATCAGGCTGTATTCCACTTCTTCCCCGATCACGTGCTCTCCGAAGGCGGAGATAAAGTGTTTGATCCTGCCGGTCACCAGCAAACGGTACGGATTGGTGGAGATGAACTTCACAGTATCACCGAGGTTGTATCCCCATAATCCGGCGTTGTTGTTGATGATCATAGCGTAATTTACACCGGTTTGCACTTCTTTGAGCGACAGTCTGGTAGGATTTTCATTAAAAATTTCCTGTGCCGGAATAAACTCATAGAAGATACCGGAGTTGGCGTTCAGCAACAGCCCCTCCTGTTCCTGGGAATCCTGGAAAGCAAAAAAGCCCTCAGATGCGGGGAATGTCTCTACCGTATGGATCGGGTGACCGATAGAAGCCATCAGTTTGGCGCGGTAAGGTTCAAAGTTAACCCCGCCGTATACCATCACATCAAAATTTTTGAATATCTCTTTGATCTTCCTGCCATCACTACGTTCCATCAGGCGGTCGAAGTACATCTGGACCCATGGCGGTATGCCACTGATCAGGGTCATGTCCTGGTTGATGGTTTCCTCCACTATCCGGTCCAGCTTGGTTTCCCAATCATCTATACAATTTGTCTCATACGAAGGCAATTGATTGGTACGCAGATAACGGGGAATATGGTGATTGACGATACCGCTGAGGCGACCGGTGGGAATGCCTCCTACCCTTTCCAGCTCAGGGGAGCCGGACAGGAAGATCATTTTCCCGTCAGCAA
The Chitinophaga varians genome window above contains:
- a CDS encoding 1-deoxy-D-xylulose-5-phosphate reductoisomerase, which produces MNKRKIAIFGSTGSIGIQALEVIAAHPDRFSVEVLTAQQNADLLIEQALKFKPNAVVIGSEEKYKQVKDVLFDKGIKVFAGAKAMVEVASWSSIDMVLAAIMGFAGLAPTLSAIEQGTPVALANKETLVVAGDIVMATARRKNVPVIPVDSEHSAIFQCLVGEPFSKVEKVILTASGGPFLGKKPNFLINVKKDHALQHPNWRMGAKITIDCATLMNKGLEMIEARWMFGLHPENIEVVIHPQSIIHSMVQFVDGSLKAQMGLPDMKLPIQYALGYPDRLANEFPRFSFRNYSSLTFEQPDTKTFRNLAIAIDAMHKGGNTACVMNAANEEVVHAFLRNRIGFLQMTEVIEETIAKIPFIETPTLHDYYECDQAAREHAATLINAIVI
- a CDS encoding helix-turn-helix domain-containing protein, producing the protein MKTMADKLIPTESLVQFYARTGQDIPSELLRDYGKAYFNVRETFTATRKTPFNRRDYFKICMSQTPAKASGILLYNDQEIPLNQCCLIFTNPAVATSIEVNIPFNRFYCLFNTPFIEGCIPADVQYASPLFNPSLMPVIPITKEDRQRISTYFTQMQMLQDSDYPLKWDMIRHLLQLVIHEGIRLQQSRETPAATGRDRLVKDFLALLNQQFPVDSPEAPLKLLTPAHFAGLLHVHVNHLNSVVKKHTNKTTREIIHERVITEARTLLRNTNWNISEIAYALGFEYPSHFNKYFKQFTSQTPLEFRLGTKTAASAKLS
- a CDS encoding MFS transporter — protein: MRTIKESRAGWNTIMSLCLIPLSGFAMDIFIPSLPDMAVQLHASPASIQFTLSIFIISYGISQLIVGGLIDAYGRYLPNMISILAFSAASFIIAYSTSLQMIYAMRILQGFTVAVIAISKRAFFIDLYKGEALKKYTSMFSVIWAIAPIVAPFLGGFFQTTWGWSSNFMFLGYFGLAFFVIELIIGGESMKAAQPFSLRSMTQAYGTMVKTPDFTSGMIILGLAYDMILLYGMCSPFLIEQQLHFSAAVTGYCSLFSGVSVMIGGTISRILVNKPMGKKLMVASVAQLLVVAMMVPLTRNYHNLYTLLTYVFLLHSTSGFIFNNLMSYCLIRFPQYAGKASGLTGGGFAVVTSILSSLMVNTISITNQATLGMAYGMVAVITFLFLVRTKWREKEERNDTVEAQPLPVLAEA
- the rseP gene encoding RIP metalloprotease RseP, encoding MTTEVILVKAGQLLLSLSILVVLHELGHFIPAKLFKTRVEKFYLFFDPWFSLFKIKKGETEYGIGWLPLGGYVKISGMIDESMDKEAMSLPPQPYEFRSKPAWQRLIIMIGGVTVNVILAFFIYAMILWHWGEKYLPTDAVKYGVTVDSLGQSIGLRDGDKIVSVNHQKVEQFGAITGQVILHEAKSIEVIRDGQELSIPIPEGFIRSLLKQKEPFAYIRFPYYIDRFEKGSLAEKSGLFKPGDQMVSINGQVLPYFTDFAKEMRKHKNEEVKIGVVRGKDSLVIPVKLDETAKLGIYPQDPDKFFAYKTKTYTLLEAIPAGFSMSVDKLVKYVQQLRLIFVSKEVKVSESLGGFMSIGNLFPEAWDWLTFWEMTAFLSIILAFMNILPIPALDGGHVLFLLYEIITGRKPSEKFLEYAQIAGMIVLFGLLLLANGLDFWRNIISKWF
- a CDS encoding GH3 auxin-responsive promoter family protein; protein product: MKFKSLLAKPFASIVHNKIKKEMLRAVEDQEAILEELIKTGKKTEFGNEHKLDAVRTHEEFRQAVPIRDYEQFKPYIERIKEGKQNVLWRGQPIYLAKTSGTTSGVKYIPISKDSISNHIDTARNALLNYMGETGNTAFADGKMIFLSGSPELERVGGIPTGRLSGIVNHHIPRYLRTNQLPSYETNCIDDWETKLDRIVEETINQDMTLISGIPPWVQMYFDRLMERSDGRKIKEIFKNFDVMVYGGVNFEPYRAKLMASIGHPIHTVETFPASEGFFAFQDSQEQEGLLLNANSGIFYEFIPAQEIFNENPTRLSLKEVQTGVNYAMIINNNAGLWGYNLGDTVKFISTNPYRLLVTGRIKHFISAFGEHVIGEEVEYSLMKAATEENVHITEFTVAPMVQTSGELPYHEWFVEFENEPKDLKAFAMKVDHNLRQKNIYYNDLLTGNILQPLKIRTVRKQGFIDYMKAIGKLGGQNKVPRLSNDRKLADELTKYVQP